Proteins encoded by one window of Chryseobacterium sp. POL2:
- a CDS encoding helix-turn-helix domain-containing protein, which translates to MNIERTEFLAWMERIMERFDILKEQIMSNQSKFIEIDGEVLLDNQDVLQLLKISSRSLQRYRTNKKLPYYTISGKLYYKLSDVHQLIRECLSS; encoded by the coding sequence ATGAATATCGAAAGAACAGAATTTTTAGCATGGATGGAAAGGATCATGGAACGATTCGACATCCTTAAAGAACAAATTATGTCCAATCAATCCAAGTTTATTGAAATCGATGGTGAAGTGCTGCTTGACAATCAGGATGTACTGCAACTCCTAAAAATAAGCTCAAGATCCCTGCAACGTTATCGTACCAATAAAAAACTACCATATTACACCATTAGTGGTAAGCTATATTACAAACTTTCTGATGTACATCAACTCATCAGAGAATGTTTAAGTTCCTAA